One window of the Scylla paramamosain isolate STU-SP2022 chromosome 22, ASM3559412v1, whole genome shotgun sequence genome contains the following:
- the LOC135111473 gene encoding exportin-7-like isoform X4, producing the protein MAEDQEVVKLELLCKQLHEASNGGQRQEAEKALVEFQSGRGAATLSQCQLLLDRAQSSYSQYLAATTLTKLVSRNPCTLSLQQRIDIRNYVLNYLATRPKLVHYVTQGLVVLFGRITKLGWFDGVDKEKWAFREVVEDVSHFLQGSVDHCVIGVQLLAQLTAEMNQISESDANKSLTKHRKIASSFRDTQLYNIFQLSCTLLRTALENSKTLNFNDESQHGLMTHLLRLALNCLTFDFIGTSVDESSDDLGTVQIPTSWRPAFLDFSTVQLFFDLYASLPATLSPVTLSCLVQIASVRRTLFSNEERAKFLSQLVNGVRNILQNPQGLSDPSNYHEFCRLLLRLKSNYQLGELVTVEHYPDAIELIAKFTVESLNMWQFAPNSVHYLLSLWQRMVGSVPYMKATEPHLLETYTPEVVRAYVSSRLESVSVVLREGLEDPLDDVTVIQQQLDQLSTIGRCEYGKTCALLVQLFEQTAQRYQELITARMNNRSQQHSMEDIAILEGQLTWLVYMIGSAIGGRVSFNTSDDHDAMDGELVCRVLQLMNLTDSCLPQGGCERRELATISFFEQFRKIYVGDQVHKTSKFYRRLSEILGLNDESMVLAVFVRKIITNLKYWGHCEQILTKTLTLLSDLSISYNSVRKLVKLDAVQFMLNNHTSEHFPFLGVGVSVQEMRSRTLFYTSLGRLLMVELGEDEEKFTQFMIPITSAFDSVGRLLAQAETPVFQAEEAKKGLIGLARDLRGLAYAFNTKTSYMMLFDWIYPTYTGVLVRGVEIWCHDPQVTTPVLKLFAELVQNRSQRLQFDVSSPNGILLFREASKVLCTYGSRVLAQGDSIPKDQIYPMRLKGISICFSMLKAALCGNYVNFGVFRLYGDDALDSALHTFVKLLLSIPQSDLLVYPKLSQTYYVLLECLAQDHMNFLSTLEPNVFLYILSSISEGLSAIDTMVCSGCCATLDHVVTYLYKLLHHKSKKGTVDLENDALVKVMKHQPSILQQMLATVLNTIMFEDCRNQWSMSRPLLPLILLNNEYFGQLRQQIISQQAPDKQGAMAQWFDSLMEGIEPNLLTKNRDKFTQNLSVFRRDINDSLKGPVTSSGGGGGSEMMTS; encoded by the exons ATGGCGGAGGACCAG GAGGTGGTGAAGCTTGAGCTGCTTTGCAAGCAGCTCCATGAGGCCAGCAATGGGGGGCAACggcaggaggcagagaaggcTCTCGTGGAATTCCAGTCTGGCAGAGGCGCCGCCACACTCAGTCAGTGCCAGTTACTTCTGGATCGTGCCCAGTCATCCTACTCCCAGTACTTGGCAGCTACCACTCTCACCAAACTGGTCTCAAGAAATCCCTGCACACTCTCACTCCAGCAGAGGATTGACATTC GGAATTATGTTCTGAATTACCTGGCTACTCGGCCCAAGCTGGTACATTATGTAACACAGGGCTTGGTGGTCTTGTTTGGCCGCATCACCAAGCTTGGCTGGTTTGATGGCGTGGACAAAGAAAAATGGGCATTTAGAGAGGTTGTGGAGGATGTGTCTCATTTTCTTCAA GGTTCAGTAGACCACTGTGTGATTGGTGTCCAGCTCCTTGCTCAACTGACAGCCGAAATGAACCAGATCTCAGAATCTGATGCAAACAAATCTCTCACCAAGCACCGCAAGATTGCAAGCTCATTCAGAGACACTCAGCTCTACAATATCTTCCAGCTATCCTGCACACTTTTGAGAACAGCACTTGAgaactcaaagacactcaatTTTAATGATGAGAGTCAGCATGGGTTGATGACTCATCTGCTTCGGTTAG CGCTCAACTGCCTTACATTTGACTTCATTGGGACATCTGTGGATGAAAGCAGTGATGACTTAGGGACAGTACAGATCCCCACCTCTTGGAGACCTGCCTTCCTAGACTTCTCAACAGTTCAGCTGTTCTTTGACCTGTATGCATCCCTCCCTGCAACACTGTCCCCTGTG ACATTATCATGCTTGGTGCAGATTGCCTCTGTGAGGCGAACACTTTTTAGTAATGAGGAACGAGCCAAGTTCCTCTCTCAGCTAGTCAATGGAGTTAGGAATATACTACAGAATCCACAG GGCCTGAGCGACCCCTCAAATTACCATGAGTTCTGCCGGCTGTTGCTGCGGCTGAAGAGCAATTACCAGCTGGGGGAGCTGGTGACAGTGGAACACTACCCTGATGCCATCGAGCTAATTGCGAAGTTCACTGTGGAGTCCCTGAATATGTGGCAATTTGCACCCAACAGTGTCCATTACCTGCTGTCCCTCTGGCAGCGCATGGTGGGCTCCGTCCCCTACATGAAG GCCACTGAGCCCCACTTACTGGAGACCTACACCCCTGAGGTAGTAAGGGCGTATGTGTCATCTCGCCTGGAGAGTGTAAGTGTGGTGCTGCGTGAAGGCCTGGAGGACCCTCTAGATGATGTCACTGTTATTCAGCAACAACTTGACCAG CTGTCAACCATTGGACGGTGTGAGTATGGGAAGACATGTGCCCTGCTTGTACAACTGTTTGAACAGACTGCACAGCGCTACCAAGAACTAATAACAGCACGCATGAACAACAGGTCACAGCAGCACTCAATGGAAGACATTGCAATATTAGAAG GTCAGTTAACCTGGCTAGTGTACATGATTGGCTCAGCGATTGGTGGACGGGTGTCTTTCAACACCAGTGATGACCATGATGCCATGGATGGAGAGCTGGTGTGCAG GGTGCTGCAACTTATGAATCTCACAGACTCCTGTCTACCTCAAGGGGGCTGTGAGAGACGGGAGCTGGCCACAATATCCTTCTTTGAACAGTTCAGGAAAATATATGTTGGTGACCAAGTCCATAAAACTTCAAAGTTTTACAGACGACTCTCAGAGATCCTAGGGCTTAATGATGAGTCTATGGTGTTGGCAGTGTTTGTACGAAAAAT CATCACAAACTTGAAGTACTGGGGCCACTGTGAGCAGATCCTAACAAAGACCCTCACGCTACTGTCAGACCTCTCAATCAGTTACAACAGTGTGAGGAAGTTGGTGAAACTAGATGCTGTGCAGTTTATGCTGAACAACCACACa AGtgaacattttcctttcctgggTGTTGGTGTGTCAGTGCAAGAAATGCGAAGTCGGACTCTATTCTACACCTCTCTTGGACGGCTTCTCATGGTGGAacttggagaggatgaggaaaagttCACACAGTTCATGATCCCAATTACAA GTGCATTTGACAGTGTAGGACGGCTACTGGCTCAGGCAGAGACTCCAGTGTTCCAGGCAGAGGAGGCTAAGAAGGGGCTCATTGGCCTTGCCAGAGATCTACGGGGCTTGGCCTATGCATTTAATACCAAGACTTCCTACATGATGCTCTTTGATTGGAT TTATCCCACCTATACAGGAGTTTTGGTTCGGGGCGTTGAGATCTGGTGTCATGATCCCCAAGTCACCACTCCAGTGCTCAAGCTTTTTGCTGAGCTGGTCCAGAACAGATCTCAAAGGCTACAGTTTGATGTGTCCTCGCCTAATGGAATCTTGTTATTTCGGGAAGCCAGTAAAGTTCTCTGTACATATG GTTCTCGTGTTCTGGCCCAGGGTGACAGCATTCCAAAGGATCAGATCTACCCCATGAGGCTGAAGGGCATCAGCATCTGCTTTTCCATGCTCAAGGCAGCATTGTGTGGAAACTATGTCAACTTTGGGGTGTTCCGTCTGTATGGGGATGATGCACTAGACTCAGCCCTCCACACGTTTGTCAAGCTGCTGCTCTCCATACCACAGTCTGATCTCCTG GTGTACCCAAAGTTGTCCCAAACCTACTATGTTCTCTTGGAATGTTTGGCACAAGACCACATGAACTTCCTCTCAACCCTTGAGCCAAATGTGTTCCTCTACATTCTGTCCTCTATATCAGAAGGACTCTCAGCCATAG ACACAATGGTTTGCAGTGGTTGTTGTGCAACTCTGGACCATGTGGTCACTTACCTTTACAAACTTTTGCATCACAAAA GCAAAAAAGGCACGGTGGACCTTGAGAATGATGCCCTGGTCAAGGTGATGAAGCACCAGCCCTCCATCCTGCAGCAGATGTTGGCCACTGTTCTCAACACCATCATGTTTGAAGACTGTAGGAACCAGTGGAGTATGTCCCGTCCTCTCCTGCCACTCATCCTCCTAAATAATGAG TACTTTGGGCAGCTGAGGCAACAAATCATCAGTCAGCAGGCACCAGACAAGCAAGGGGCAATGGCACAGTGGTTTGACAGTCTCATGGAAGGAATTGAGCCCAATCTTCTCACCAAGAATAGAGACAA ATTCACGCAGAACCTGTCAGTGTTCCGACGGGACATCAACGACTCTCTGAAGGGACCAGTAACAAGTAGTGGCGGTGGGGGAGGCAGTGAGATGATGACATCGTGA